The stretch of DNA CCATCGACATCGAATCCTCGACCGTCACCGCCTGCTGGCCAGTCGCCTGCATGTCGAGTTCGGTGCGGCCGAGACACGGCAGCACATAGGTCGCCTTCGCCATCAGCAACTGCGTGCGGTTGAGCTTGGTCGTGATGTGAACCGCGAGATCGAGGTTGCGGAAGCCCTCCGCGCACGCCTGCGGGTCGGACGAGGCGATGGCGAGATTGCCGCCGAGGCAGACGATCGCCTTGGCCTTGCCGTCGCGCATCGCGGCGATGCTCTCGACGACCGAATGGCCATGCTCGCGCGGCGGCTCGAACCCGAACACGTCGCGCATGTTGTCGAGCAGCATCGTCATCGGCCGCTCGGTGATGCCGACGGTGCGGTCGCCCTGCACGTTGCTATGACCGCGCAAGGGGCAGATACCCGCGCCGGGGCGGCCCATGTTGCCGCGCAAAAGCATAAGGTTCGCGATCTGCTGCACGTTGCTGGTGCCCGTGCGGTGCTGCGTGACGCCCATGCCGTAGCAGCAGATCGTCGCCTTTGACGCTGCATAGATCTGCGCGACCTGTTCGAGATCACTGCGCGTCAGACCGCTTGCCTGCTCGATATCCACCCATTCGCTGATCGCGAGATCGGCGATATAGTCGTCCAGCCCGGCGGTATGCTCGGCAATGAACGCGTGATCGAACGCGGGTTCGGTACCCGACGCCTTGGCCGCCTCGTCGAGCGCGAGCAACGCCTTGGCGATGCCCTTCAGCGCCGCCGCGTCGCCGCCGACCTTCACCTGATAATAGCTGGTCGCGATCGGCGTCGCCGACATCGTCGCCATCTCGACCACCGATTGCGGTGATTCGAAGCGTTCGAGCGAGCGTTCCTTGAGCGGGTTGAATACGATGATCTTGCCGCCGCGCTTGGACACTTCGCGCAAGGTCGCCATCATCCGCGGATGGTTGGTGCCGGGGTTGTGGCCGATCGACAGGATCAGGTCGGCGTGATCGAAATCCTCGAGGCTGACAGTCCCTTTGCCGATCCCGATCGACTTGGGGAGGCCGACCGAGGTCGCCTCGTGGCACATGTTCGAGCAATCGGGGAAATTGTTGGTGCCGTACATCCGGACGAACAGCTGGAACAGGAACGCGGCCTCGTTCGAGCAGCGCCCCGAGGTGTAGAATTCGGACTGATTGGGGTCGGGCACGGCGGCGAGGCCTGCGCCGATCTCGCGCATCGCGTCCGCCCAGCTCACGACCTCATAATGATCCGTCGCGGCATTGTAGCGAAGCGGCTCGGTCACGCGGCCCTGGTCCTCGATCCAGTGATCGCTCTGCTTCCAGATGTCCGACACGCTATGCTTGGCGAAGAAGTCCGAGCCGATCGTCTTCGCGGTGGACTCCCAGGCTACGGCCTTCGCGCCATTCTCGCAGAATTCGAACGACGAGGTATGTTTGGGGTCAGGCCATGCACAGCTCGGGCAATCGAAGCCGTCGGGCTGGTTCGACTTGAGCAGCGTCTGGCCACCGCGGACGACGATCTGCTGCGCCTTCAGCGATACGGCGACGGCCTTGAGCGCGCCCCAGCCGCCGGCCGGTCCCGTGTAATCGGTGATCCCATCAGGGCGTTTGTCACGCATACTCGTCTCTCCCGTACCGCCGACCGCCCACACGCACCAAAAGCGCGACAAGAAGGCTGACCATTAACGTATGGCAATAGAACCACAGTTTCGGATTGCGAAGACGAGTTTCCCGCACTCGGTGATCGGATATGTCGGTCTGAAGATGCGGACTGGGGACGCCGTGCGCACCGTCCGAAATGGTAGCGAAGGAGGGACTTGAACCCCCGACCCCAGGATTATGATTCCCGTGCTCTAACCAACTGAGCTACTTCGCCGTACCGTCCGTCAGGGAAGCGTTCTTCCCTGCGAGGCGCGGCCTATAGGAAGCGGTTTCGAGGCGGTCAAGCGAACATGTGCCGGGAAATCGCTTCCCACGGTCCGCCGCGGTACCACCACGCGCCAAGACCGGCGATTTCGACGTCCTTCGGGGCGAAATCGCGCTGCAGATTGCCGAGCAGGAGTTTGGCCACCTGCGGGCTGACCTTGTTCTGGATCGTGACGTGCGCGCGCCAGCCGCCGGCGTCCTGCGGGGTGAGCATGCCGGTGAACGCGTCGGCGAGCCGCGCGCGGATGCCGACCAGATCGGGGGACTCGATCCGGTAGGCGACTCCGCGGCCGAGCGACATGAGGCCGCCGACGCGGGCCTGCGGCGCGCGAATGCCGCGCGTCTCCTGGTTGAGACGGTGCTTCAGCTCGTCGAGCCCCGACGGTGGCAGGTGATGGAACAGCGTCAGATGCGCATCGAGCTGGTTGCGCTCGGGCGGGAAGTGCTCGCGGCGCATCGCATCGAAGAACGCGGTGTCTTTCCGGCCGAACAGGGCCGTGACGATAATCGGTGCCACTTCGGTCATGGCCGTCGTCATAAAGACACCGCCCCGGCGGAGGCCGGGGTCCAATTGGGAAACGTCGATGGCGCAGGTTGCGCTTCGTTACTGCAACCTTTCCAATTGGGCCCCGGCCTCCGCCGGGGAGGTGCGCCTGTACGACTGTGAGGTGTGCCGAACGCGCGGAGCGGAACGGGATGGACCGAATACGCCATCAGATCTCGATCTGGCTACCGAGTTCGACCACGCGGTTGGTCGGCAGGCGGAAGAACTCCATCGCGCTTTCGGCGTTGCGCAGCATCCACGCGAACAGCTTTTCGCGCCAGATCATCATGCCGGGCTTGTCCGACGCGAGCAGCGTCTGGCGCGACAGGAAGAAGCTGGTGTCCATCATCTTGAAGTCCGCGCCGCAGTTATGGACCTGGCGCAACGCTGCTGGCACATCGGCATCCTCCATGAAGCCATAGCGCAGCACGAGGCGGTGGAAGCCGCTGCCGAGCTCCTCGCGGACCGCACGGTCGTTGGCGGGCCAATAAGGCTGGCTGACGATCTTGACGGTCAGCAGGATCACCCGCTCGTGCAGCACCTTGTTGTGCTTGAGGTTGTGGAGCAGCGCGTGCGGCACGCCGTCCGCGGTCGAGGTCATGAACACCGCGGTGCCGGGTACGCGCGACGCCGAACTGGCGGCCGAGCCGATGAACACCTTGATCGGCATCGCGGCCTCATGCATCCGGTCGATCATCAGCTGCCGCCCCTTCGACCAGGTCGTCAGGAAGGTGAAGATGATGAAGCCGACCAGCAGCGGGAACCAACCGCCGGCAGGCACCTTGGTCAGGTTCGCCGCGAAATAGGCGCCATCGACCGTGAAGAAGATCGCCAGCAGGGGGATCGCCGCGATCTTCGGCCAGTTCCAAAGGCGGAACAGCACGACGCCGAGCAGACAGGTGTCGATAAACATCGCGCCGGTCACCGCGATGCCATACGCGCTCGTCAGGTTCGACGAGGTGCGGAAGAACAGCACGAGCAGGATCACCATCACCATCAGCGCACCGTTGACGAGCGGGATGTAGATCTGCCCCTCGGTCGACGCGCTGGTGTGTTCGATGCGAAGCCGCGGGATGAAGCCGAGCTGGATCGCCTGCTGGGTCACCGAGAACGCACCGGAGATCACCGCCTGCGACGCGATCACCGCGGCCATCGTCGCGAGGATGACGAGCGGGAGCTGGAGGCTTTCGGGCGCGAGATTGTAGAACGGGCTGACGAGTGCGGCCTGGCCGTCGCGGGACAGCAGCGCGCCCTGCCCCATATAGTTCAAGATCAGCGCGGGCAGCACGAAGAACAGCCACGAGATGCCGATCGGCTTGCGCCCGAAATGGCCCATGTCCGCATACAGCGCCTCGGCACCGGTGACCGCGAGCACGACCGAGCCCAACGCCAGGAAGGCGCGCTCGGGATCGATGATGAAGAACTCGACGGCGTAATGCGGCGACAGCGCCCAGAGCACCCCGGGGGTCTGGATGATACTGAGGATGCCCAGCACCGCGATGACGCTGAAATACACCAGCATGATCGGCCCGAACACGAGGCCGATCCGCGCCGTGCCGCTCTTCTGGACCCAGAACAGCCCGATCAGGATCACGATCACGATCGGCAGCACCAGCCCCGCAAACGCCGGCGCGGCGACGGCGAGGCCCTCGACCGCAGACAGGACCGACACCGCAGGGGTAATCATGCTGTCGCCGTAGAACAAAGCGGTCGCAAATACACCGAGCAGGATGATGCCCTTGCTCCAGCGCCGCGTCTTGGTCTTGCCCGAGACGAGCGCCAGCAGCGCGAGACTGCCGCCCTCGCCCTTGTTGTCGGCACGCATGATGATGATGACGTATTTGACCGTCACGACGATCATCATCGACCAGAACATCAGGCTGATAACGCCCATGATGTGCGCCGCGTCGAGCGCGAGCTTGTGATGGCCGGCGAAGGTTTCGCGGAAGGCGTAGAGCGGGCTGGTGCCGATATCGCCGAAGACGATACCGATTGCGCCGAAGGCGAGCTTCAGCATGCCGTCCGAGTGATGATGCCCCGTCTCGGGATCGAGACTGGCGGGTGGCACGGTCGAGGCCGCGGCGGTCTGATCGACGCTCACTGGACGGTGAATCGACCCGGAAGTGCAGCAATCATCATCGAATTTCCGATTTCACCCTGTGCCCCAAGCGCGCGCATTTAGCATGGGGGGCAGAGGGCGGCAACGGCGGGACGATTAGCGTGGATTAACCGGGGCTGATCACGCCTGTTCTCCTGCGCACGCAGGAGCCCAGGGTAACGGGCGATACCGCTCTTGATCCTGGATTCCTGCGTTCGCAGGAAAACTTCAACGGGTGACGACTTCACGGATGACGAAATGCGACGCTAGACGCGTGACACCGGGGAGTTGCGACAGCGTCTCGCGGTGGATGCGCTCGAACGTCTCGCCGTCGCGGATCTCGACATGGAGCATGTAATCCGCCTCCCCGCTCATCAGGAAGCATTGTACGACCTGCGGGCAATCGACGATTTCCGCCTCGAACGCCGCCATCGTTTCCTTGCGCTGGTCGCGCAGCGTCACGTTGACCAGGACGATGCTCGGGTCGCCGCGCGCAGCCCTCGACAACACGGCACGATAGCCGGTGATCGCACCGCTATCGCGAAGCTGCGCGACGCGGCGATGCGCGGCGCTCGCGGAAAGACCGACCGCATCGCCAAGTTCGGCGCTCGTCAGGTCGGAATTGGCGGCAAGCAGGTCCAAAATCCTGCGCTCGATCGTGATGCTCAAGATAATCCCGTTTTCGCTGCGATAGATGCAATCATCGTGCAGTTCCGCTACGCTACCGCCACGAGTTTGCGAACCCTTCCCGTCCAAGGCGAGCTACTATCGCGCAAACGATAATGGAGTGGAATCAATGCGCGTCGGTGTCCCCAAGGAAATCAAGAATCACGAATATCGCGTCGGCCTGACGCCGCCTTCGGTCGCCGAGCTGGTCGCGGCCGGTCACGAGGTTGTGGTCGAGACGCAGGCCGGCTCGGGGATCGATTTCGAGGACCAGGATTATGTCGACGCGGGTGCGACCATCCTGCCGACCGCAGCTGCGGTGTTCGCGGGCGCGGACATGATCGTGAAGGTCAAGGAGCCGCAGCCGGGTGAGATCGCGATGCTCGAACCACGCCATCTGCTCTTCACCTATCTCCACCTCGCCGCCGACAAGCCGCAGGCCGAGGGCCTGATGAAGTCGGGCGCGACCTGCATCGCCTACGAGACGGTCACCGACCATCGCCGCGGCCTACCGCTGCTCAAGCCGATGTCGGAAGTCGCGGGCCGCATGTCGGTACAGGTCGGCGCGCATTATTTGGAGAAGGAACAGGGCGGACGGGGCGTCTTGCTCGGCGGCGTTCCCGGTGTCGCGCCGGCGAAGGTCGCGATCCTCGGTGGCGGCGTGTCGGGCGTCAACGCCGCGCAGATGGCGGTCGGCATGCGCGCCGACGTGACGATCTACGACATCTCGAACGATCGCCTTGCCGAGCTCGACATGTTCTTCTCAAGCCAGATCAAGACCGCCTATGCCTCCAAGGCGGCGATCGCCGCGGGGGTGAAGAACGCGCATCTCGTCATCGGTGCCGTGCTGGTCCCTGGTGCCGCTGCACCCAAGCTCGTCACGCGCGAGATGCTCAAGACGATGAAGCGCGGTTCGGTGCTGGTCGACATTGCGATCGACCAGGGCGGGTGCTTCGAGACGTCGCACGCCACAACGCATGAGGACCCGGTGTTCGAGGTCGACGGCGTCATCCATTACTGCGTCGCCAACATGCCCGGCGCGGTCGCGCGTACCTCGGCATTCGCGCTGAACAACGCGACGTTGCCGTTCGCGTTGAAGCTCGCCAATCTGGGAGCCGAAGCGGCGATGAAGGCCGATGCGCATCTCGCCAACGGGCTGAACGTCTACAAGGGCAAGATCGCCTACAAGGCGGTCGCGGATGATCTAGGTTTACCTTACGAAGCTTGGGTTGGCTGATCGGGAACGGATACGGAACATGCGTGTTGGACAGGGGAAAGGAATTTCCAATGTCCGACACCCCGAACCCCAAGTCCGAACCGTTCTCGAACGCCGAGAAGGATCCGCACGACTGGACTACCGGTGATGAGAAGATGACCGGTGCACAGGCGAGCTACCTCAAGACGCTGTCCGAGGAAGCGCATGAGGAATTCGACGAGTCGCTGACGAAAGCCGATGCGTCGCTTAAAATCGACGAACTTCAGGGAAAGACCGGCCGGGGGCAGTAATCCCTCCGGCTCCCTTTCTCCGCCAATCTAGCAAAATCAGGATCCCGAGCCACTCAGCATAATGAGTTTGGTTCTGGGTCCTGAATTACTCCCGGGATGGCGGAGTTATTGTTGAACCGCTCCTGCATCTTGCATCGCCAGGAACCGGTCCAGTAACGCGAGCCGCGTGGCTATTTCACCGCGGTACGAAATACTGGCTGGCGTCAGCGCCAGCGCCTTCGCCCAATACGGCCGCGCGGTCGCGAACTCCCCTGCCCTGACATAGGCCAAGCCCAGGAAAAACGGCGGTGCAGGATGCTTCGGCGCCAGCCGCATTGCCTGCTGGTACGCGAACAATGCCGGCGGCGAGACCTGATTGCCGTCATGCGCGGCTAGCGCGTTGGCGAGCCCCGTCCACAACACCAGGCTCTTTGGCGCGACACGGATGCCACCTATCAACACCTGAACAGCCGCCCGTCGTTCGCCGATCCGGGTCATTGCGTCCGCTGCGACCAGATACGCCGCTGCGCCCGTATACCGCTCCAGCATCTGGTCGCGCAGTTCGAGCATCGCGCCATCGTCGGGCGTGGGCGCCGGCCCGGTCGACACGTCATGGCCGGCAAGCCCCGGCTGCCCCTGCCACGCATACCCCGCTGCGCCGAGCATGAGTGCCGCAGCGACCATCGTCCAAAGAACGCGGTTCACCTTCAACACCGCGAGCAGCGCAAATGCCCCCGCACCGATCGCGGCCAGCCACACATATCCCATCAGCGCACCTTCCGGCGAAAACTCGACCGCGCGATCCAGGCACCGATTGCCAAAAGCAGGATCGGCGCGAACCACAACGGCCATGTCAGTCCCGACAAGGGCGGATCATAGGTCACATAGTCCCCGTAGCGCGACACCAGCCAATCGCGGATCGAGGCGGGCTTCTCCCCCCGCTCGATCCGTTGGCGGACGAGCGCGCGCATGTCGGCGGCCATGTCGGCATCGCTGTCCGCGATCGACTGCCCCTGGCAGACAAGGCACCGCAACGTTTCCATAAGCGCGCGCGCGGAGGCTTCCTTGGCGGGGTCGGCGAGCTGGACGTTCGCGTAATGGGCGGGCGGGGTGACGGGCTGCGCTGCGGCTGGCGCAATGCAGAGCAACAGCGCCGCAAGAAACTCCCCTCCCGCTCGCGGCAAGGGTCGGGGGAGGGCATGACGCAAACGCGCGCTCGGTAAGCGAGAAGAAGCTCCTCCCCTAACCCCTCCCGCAAGCGGAAGGGGTACTAGGTGACGCCTGCTCACCGCGCATCCTTCACGGCCTGGGCGATCTCAGCCACATTTTCGGGCCGGATATCGCCGATGATCTGCTTCACGACGATCCCGCGACCGTCGATCACGAACGTCTCGGGCACGCCCGACGAGCCCAGCGCCAGCTGAACCTGGCTCGCTTTGTCGCTGCCGATCCGCTCGTACGGATCGCCGTTGCGGCGGAGGAAGCCCGCGATCGCCGGCGCAGTGTCACGGATCGCGATCGCATCGATCGGGACGCCCATCGCCTTCAGGCCCATCAACTGCGGAACCTCGGCGATGCAAGGAATGCACCAGCTGGCGAAGACGTTAAGCAACCGCGGCTTGCCCTGTCGGAACGACGCGCTGGTCAGGCCCGGCTTGCCCGGAACCATCGCTGGCAACGCAAAATCGGGGAGCGGCTTGCCGACCATCGCCGAACGAACGGTTTTCTCGGCGGGCCGGAACAGCCCGCTCGCGACCACCGCGAACAGCAATGCGAAGATCGCCAGCGGCGCCCAGAGTGCGAGCCGCTTCATGCCCAGTGCGTCCGCATCGCGGTACGCCGTTCACGCCTGACGCGGCCGAGCAGCGACAGCGCGCCACCCAGCGCGATCAGCACGCCGCCGAACCAGATGAGCGTCACGAACGGTTTCCACCAGAGCCGGAGCTGCCACCGCCCCTGCCCGTCCGGCTGGCCGAGGACGGTATAGAGCTGGCCATCGAGCACGGTCAGGATCGCCGATTCGTTGGTGCTGGTCGGCGGGTTGGCGAAGAACCGGAGCTGCGGGCGGAGGATGCTCGCGCTGCTGCCTCGGGTTGCGGTCAGCCGCGCTTCCAGGGCCGACCAGTTCTCCCCGATCACCGGCGAGATGCCGTCGAGTGTGACGGTATAGGGCCCGACGCGCGCCGGTTCGCCCGCGCGTACCGCGACCAGCGTCTCCTTGGTGAACGCGCTGTCCGATGCCATTCCGGCGAGGCTGACCGCGATCCCGAGATGCGCGATGACCATGCCATAGGTGAACAGCGGCGTGCGCCGGAGGTTGCGTTTCCACAAGGGCGCGACGCTGGCGACCGCCAGACCGGCGGCGAGCGACAACCCTGCCCACGGGAGCACACCTGGCCAGACGAACAGCAAAGCGATCGCCGCAACCACCGTAGCGCCGATCGGCAGCATCACACGGCCGAGCACCGCCTTCGCGTCGTCACGCCGCCAGCGCAGCAACGGCCCGACCGCCATCACGGCAACCAGCAGCAGCGCGATCGGCCCTGCCGCCTTGTTGAAGAACGGCGGGCCGACCGAGAGCTGTACGCCGAAGCTCGCCGCGACGATCGGGTAGAGCGTGCCGATCAGGACGATCCCGAGGATCACCGACAACAGCAGGTTATTCGCGACGAGACCGCCCTCGCGGCTGACCGGATCGAAGGTCGTGCCCGCGCGGACGGTGCCGATCCGCGCGGCGAACAACGCGAGCGCGCCGCCGATGTAGATGGCGAGCAGGGCGAGGATGAAGGCGCCGCGCTCCGGATCGACCGCGAACGCATGGACGCTCGTCAGGATGCCCGAGCGCACCAGGAACGTGCCGATCATCGACATCGAGAACGCGACGACCGCCAGCATGATCGTCCAGGCGCGCAAGCCATCGCGGGTCGCGAGCACCGTCACCGAATGGAGCAAGGCGGTGGCGGCGAGCCACGGCAT from Sphingomonas sp. HMP9 encodes:
- a CDS encoding heme lyase CcmF/NrfE family subunit; its protein translation is MIAEAGLAALWFAGALAALQLVMAAIGIARGRDDVAAAVRPVAIVQGLLALLAMALLIELFLDSDMSVKLVVENSHSAKPWLYKFAGAWGNHEGSMLLWVTILGLAGGAVAIFERSLPERTLTATLGAQATIALGFYAFLLFSSNPFARLNPAAPDGLGLNPLLQDPGLAFHPPTLYTGYVGLSVAFSFAVGALVTRDVGPAFAKAMRPWVLIAWIFLTLGITAGSYWAYYELGWGGWWFWDPVENASLMPWLAATALLHSVTVLATRDGLRAWTIMLAVVAFSMSMIGTFLVRSGILTSVHAFAVDPERGAFILALLAIYIGGALALFAARIGTVRAGTTFDPVSREGGLVANNLLLSVILGIVLIGTLYPIVAASFGVQLSVGPPFFNKAAGPIALLLVAVMAVGPLLRWRRDDAKAVLGRVMLPIGATVVAAIALLFVWPGVLPWAGLSLAAGLAVASVAPLWKRNLRRTPLFTYGMVIAHLGIAVSLAGMASDSAFTKETLVAVRAGEPARVGPYTVTLDGISPVIGENWSALEARLTATRGSSASILRPQLRFFANPPTSTNESAILTVLDGQLYTVLGQPDGQGRWQLRLWWKPFVTLIWFGGVLIALGGALSLLGRVRRERRTAMRTHWA
- the ald gene encoding alanine dehydrogenase; translated protein: MRVGVPKEIKNHEYRVGLTPPSVAELVAAGHEVVVETQAGSGIDFEDQDYVDAGATILPTAAAVFAGADMIVKVKEPQPGEIAMLEPRHLLFTYLHLAADKPQAEGLMKSGATCIAYETVTDHRRGLPLLKPMSEVAGRMSVQVGAHYLEKEQGGRGVLLGGVPGVAPAKVAILGGGVSGVNAAQMAVGMRADVTIYDISNDRLAELDMFFSSQIKTAYASKAAIAAGVKNAHLVIGAVLVPGAAAPKLVTREMLKTMKRGSVLVDIAIDQGGCFETSHATTHEDPVFEVDGVIHYCVANMPGAVARTSAFALNNATLPFALKLANLGAEAAMKADAHLANGLNVYKGKIAYKAVADDLGLPYEAWVG
- a CDS encoding FdhF/YdeP family oxidoreductase; this translates as MRDKRPDGITDYTGPAGGWGALKAVAVSLKAQQIVVRGGQTLLKSNQPDGFDCPSCAWPDPKHTSSFEFCENGAKAVAWESTAKTIGSDFFAKHSVSDIWKQSDHWIEDQGRVTEPLRYNAATDHYEVVSWADAMREIGAGLAAVPDPNQSEFYTSGRCSNEAAFLFQLFVRMYGTNNFPDCSNMCHEATSVGLPKSIGIGKGTVSLEDFDHADLILSIGHNPGTNHPRMMATLREVSKRGGKIIVFNPLKERSLERFESPQSVVEMATMSATPIATSYYQVKVGGDAAALKGIAKALLALDEAAKASGTEPAFDHAFIAEHTAGLDDYIADLAISEWVDIEQASGLTRSDLEQVAQIYAASKATICCYGMGVTQHRTGTSNVQQIANLMLLRGNMGRPGAGICPLRGHSNVQGDRTVGITERPMTMLLDNMRDVFGFEPPREHGHSVVESIAAMRDGKAKAIVCLGGNLAIASSDPQACAEGFRNLDLAVHITTKLNRTQLLMAKATYVLPCLGRTELDMQATGQQAVTVEDSMSMVHASRGFLMPPGENVKSEIWIVGEIAKATFAAKGHAPVAIDWDAYVGDYSLIRDKIEAVFPAFADYNARIRKPGGFHLPNSAAMREWNTESGKANFIVTAGIEQDETAGDPDVLRLTTLRAHDQYNTTVYSLDDRYRGVFGRRDVLFMNERDMARLGHKEGDVVDIATALQFARPDRVVQKLMLVRYALPDGCVASYYPETQPLIALEDHDPQSFTPSYKSIPVTVRPAAADMGSDRGVVRAGIVGHESKVHA
- a CDS encoding cytochrome c-type biogenesis protein; protein product: MPRAGGEFLAALLLCIAPAAAQPVTPPAHYANVQLADPAKEASARALMETLRCLVCQGQSIADSDADMAADMRALVRQRIERGEKPASIRDWLVSRYGDYVTYDPPLSGLTWPLWFAPILLLAIGAWIARSSFRRKVR
- a CDS encoding potassium transporter Kup, whose protein sequence is MPPASLDPETGHHHSDGMLKLAFGAIGIVFGDIGTSPLYAFRETFAGHHKLALDAAHIMGVISLMFWSMMIVVTVKYVIIIMRADNKGEGGSLALLALVSGKTKTRRWSKGIILLGVFATALFYGDSMITPAVSVLSAVEGLAVAAPAFAGLVLPIVIVILIGLFWVQKSGTARIGLVFGPIMLVYFSVIAVLGILSIIQTPGVLWALSPHYAVEFFIIDPERAFLALGSVVLAVTGAEALYADMGHFGRKPIGISWLFFVLPALILNYMGQGALLSRDGQAALVSPFYNLAPESLQLPLVILATMAAVIASQAVISGAFSVTQQAIQLGFIPRLRIEHTSASTEGQIYIPLVNGALMVMVILLVLFFRTSSNLTSAYGIAVTGAMFIDTCLLGVVLFRLWNWPKIAAIPLLAIFFTVDGAYFAANLTKVPAGGWFPLLVGFIIFTFLTTWSKGRQLMIDRMHEAAMPIKVFIGSAASSASRVPGTAVFMTSTADGVPHALLHNLKHNKVLHERVILLTVKIVSQPYWPANDRAVREELGSGFHRLVLRYGFMEDADVPAALRQVHNCGADFKMMDTSFFLSRQTLLASDKPGMMIWREKLFAWMLRNAESAMEFFRLPTNRVVELGSQIEI
- a CDS encoding DUF3072 domain-containing protein — encoded protein: MSDTPNPKSEPFSNAEKDPHDWTTGDEKMTGAQASYLKTLSEEAHEEFDESLTKADASLKIDELQGKTGRGQ
- a CDS encoding tetratricopeptide repeat protein, coding for MAVVVRADPAFGNRCLDRAVEFSPEGALMGYVWLAAIGAGAFALLAVLKVNRVLWTMVAAALMLGAAGYAWQGQPGLAGHDVSTGPAPTPDDGAMLELRDQMLERYTGAAAYLVAADAMTRIGERRAAVQVLIGGIRVAPKSLVLWTGLANALAAHDGNQVSPPALFAYQQAMRLAPKHPAPPFFLGLAYVRAGEFATARPYWAKALALTPASISYRGEIATRLALLDRFLAMQDAGAVQQ
- a CDS encoding Lrp/AsnC family transcriptional regulator; translated protein: MSITIERRILDLLAANSDLTSAELGDAVGLSASAAHRRVAQLRDSGAITGYRAVLSRAARGDPSIVLVNVTLRDQRKETMAAFEAEIVDCPQVVQCFLMSGEADYMLHVEIRDGETFERIHRETLSQLPGVTRLASHFVIREVVTR
- a CDS encoding 2'-5' RNA ligase family protein: MTEVAPIIVTALFGRKDTAFFDAMRREHFPPERNQLDAHLTLFHHLPPSGLDELKHRLNQETRGIRAPQARVGGLMSLGRGVAYRIESPDLVGIRARLADAFTGMLTPQDAGGWRAHVTIQNKVSPQVAKLLLGNLQRDFAPKDVEIAGLGAWWYRGGPWEAISRHMFA
- a CDS encoding DsbE family thiol:disulfide interchange protein, encoding MKRLALWAPLAIFALLFAVVASGLFRPAEKTVRSAMVGKPLPDFALPAMVPGKPGLTSASFRQGKPRLLNVFASWCIPCIAEVPQLMGLKAMGVPIDAIAIRDTAPAIAGFLRRNGDPYERIGSDKASQVQLALGSSGVPETFVIDGRGIVVKQIIGDIRPENVAEIAQAVKDAR